The Bacillus sp. Bos-x628 genome segment ATCATTATCATTCCTGGATTACCTGATCCTCATACGATCCCTTACCGCATATCCGTTTCCGTTTCAAAGAAACGACTCGTTCTCTTTTCTGGAGCACAGCTCATTCGCTCGTATCCAATTGCCACAGGTAGAATTTTAAACATGACACCTACAGGCTCTTATTATATTGTCAACAGACAGCCAAACCCTGGAGGTCCTTTTGGCGCCTATTGGCTAAGCCTGTCGAAAATTCATTACGGCATCCACGGTACGAATAACCCTTCTTCAATTGGTAAAGCTGTCTCTAGAGGGTGTATTCGAATGTACAATCAAGATGTTATTGAACTTGCCTCACTCGTTCCAAACGGGACACCTGTGACCATTAGCCAGTAGGAAGAAATAAATTGTATGAATGGTTAAAATTTTATATGATATAAAGTGGGATCTTCAGGTTAAGGAGCGTATTTATGGATATTTTTAAAAATCGAAACTTTGTTCGTCTCTTTTTTGCAGCACTCGCCTCGCAAATGGGGACAACAGTAGGCAATATGGCATTTGCCTTTTATTTGCTCGACCATTTTAGTCATCAGCCCGCCTACGCTACATTGGCAGAATTAATGTACTCACTGCCAACCATTTGTGTCTTTTTTATGGTCGGTGTGGTCGCAGACCGTTTTGATCGTAAAAAAGTCGCAGAAAATTGTGATTGGATTAGAGCTGGGCTGACGATTGTCTTATTTATCGTGATTTATTTGAATTCACTTCCGCTTATTTTCTTGATCTTGTTTATCAGAAGTGCCATTACGAAGTTCTTCTATCCAGCCGAAGCATCTCTTGTACAGGCAATTTTAAATAAAGATCAATACGCAAAAGCCGCTGGCTTAAATCAGATGCTTTTTAGTCTGTTTATGGTATTTGGCGTTGGAATTGGTGCTCTTGTATATAAGACAATGGGGCTTCATGGCGCCATTACGATTGATTTGCTCAGTTTTATTATTTCTGGAATTCTTATTCGTTCATGTAACATTCCAATTGAAGCACGTCAGCCAAATGGACAAGCAGGCTGGAGGAATTTGACCATTAGAACATCTCTTAAAGATTTTAAAGAAGGCATTTTATATATTATCAAAAATAAATTACTGGCTTCCTTAATTTTTGGATTTTTCGTTTTTGGTCTTGTAAATGGCGCTTTTGCTGTTCTTCCAATGTTTACTATGAAATATGGTCTTTCACCGGACCACTTTGAATTGCATACATCCTTTTTCACGATTGCCATCGGTGTGGGCCTCCTTGTGGGAAGCGGAATTGGCACGATTCTCGCTAAAAAAGTAAACATGCACTATCTTATGTCGATCCCTATTCTAATAGCAGGAATCCTTATTTTTGTGCTTGGAACAACACACACCTTATGGTTGTTTTATGTCACATCATTTGTGATCGGTTCGTGCATCGGACCTATTAATATCGTCATTGGCGGCTGGATGCCAAGAATTGTCCATCCTCGTCTCATGGGACGTGTTTCAGGCTGGGTTGATCCTTTGACCATGTTCGCCCAATCACTAACATTAGGTCTGATTGCAATACTATTTCCAAAGCTCGTGACAAATATCTCTTATATTTATTACGGTATGGGCATCATTATTTTACTCGTGTTCCTCTTTTACTTCATTACGCTGCCAAAATTCAGCAGAGAAGCAGCAGAGTTAGATGTACAACGTGAATTAAAAGGACAAGGTATTCGATAATCAATACAAAACATACTAGATTGTTGACAAAGGACTAAAATGGTTTTATTCGAGCCCTTTGTCTTCTTTTCAGCGTCATATGAACTTATGCGGAGAGAATGTAGATTTGTGAGCACCAGTGCGCAGGTCTGACAACGAATGCAAGGATTTGTTTCACGCTGATACTTACTTGATGAAGAAAGTACTTGAGACCGTAGACAAACCCTTTTTCTAAAGAAACATATTGAAGAAAAAGGGTTTTTTCATTTTCATTCAAACTAGATTTTCTTTTATCATGATAAAAGGTAGTGGCGTATCCCATAGAAAAATTGACATCATGATTAAGCTCACTACTGCTTTTTTACTCTTTTAGTTTCTGGAATATCACAAATTGATAACAACCAAATAGTAAGGACAACACCATAATTGCGGTGAATATTTGTCGCGCTGGAAGCAAAAAGTATACGACAATAAAAGATAAAAGCAATACAAAATAACCTATGTTGAAAGCTTTTTTAAATGTCATCATACGACCTCCTTTTTACAATCATATCACGATTTTCCTATACGTATAACCAACTTTCTCCTCAATATAGAACAGGGGTTACTCGTTTCAATGCTCTTCTTAAAAAATGTTTATATCTTGAATAAAATATCAAAGTTCTCCAAACAATATTAGAAAAATTGGAGAACCTTATGATTTTTAACATTTTATTTGGTTTTTTTATACCTTGGATGATTTTCCTTTTCCACATAAGAAAAAACAAATGTTTTATTACTTCACCAACAGTTGTTTTGCTATCTGCTTTGATTGCCTTTTTATTTAATGATATTGGGTTCAGCCTGAAACTGTGGTATGTAAATCCAGTAAAATATGCAATTCTCCCTATGATTCCCTACAATTTCGGTTTTTTTACAGTATTGGGCATTTATTTAATTCAAACGATCATCATTTTTCGTAGACCTTATATATTCATTGGTATAGCTTCACTTGTGGCAACTCTAGCGGAAACAGTTTTATACATGCTTAATCGCATCAACTATGATAATTATTGGAACTTATTTTTCACCTTTTTAAGTTATGTTCTAGCCAACTTTCTCCTTTATTGGCTGTTGAAAACTATTAAAGTAATTCCTAACAAATAAGGCTTCAAATTCCGCTTTCCATAAGTCCGCTGTTTTCGGCTCCCATAAGAGGGTGATAGTAAACAGTCAGCAGGGCTTGTTGTCCGGCTTTTACTTGGTTCCCTCTTTGTAAACTTTTTAAATGCTTGATGGTCGCTTGTACACCTTTTTTAAGTCATCAGTTCAAACGCATCACTAACAGATACACCAAGGTTGTATCCTCTCACTTATTCGTTCACTTCACTGTCAAATGCATCCGCAAGAACCTATGCTTTTTTGTTACATCTGTAAAGTCTTCAACGCTCCAGATATTTAGTTTAAGTTTGAAATAGTGCGCCTCTTTAACGCCATAATAAACTTTTCAACTCCCCTATCCCTTTTATACCAAAGGTTATCTTTTTACAGTAACTCCATTTGCAATTTACTAATAAAAACGTATAATTTATACTAAGCATAGGAAGACGAAAGACAAAGGAGAGAAAAAATGGACGATTATGCTCATACTAAAGACATAGAACCTACAGCAGAAAATATCTCAAAAGCCATTTATACTGTTAACCGCCATGCTAAAACCGCACCAAATCCCAAGTTTCTTTATCTTTTGAAAAAACGTGCGCTGCAAAAACTATTGCAAGAAGGTAAAGGAAGGAAAGTGGGCCTACATTTCTCTAACAATCCCAAATATAGTCAACAACAGTCCGACGTGCTAATTGAAATTGGAGATTATTATTTTCACCTGCCTCCAACCAAAGAAGACTTCGAATTTTTGCCACACTTAGGAGATTTAAATCAATCATATCGCAATCCGAAAGCGAATATGTCATTAAACCGAGCGAAACAAATTCTTCAAACGTATGTCGGTTTAAAAGAAAAACCTATCGTTACAAAACAAAAATCACATTATACAAAGCCTGTCTTTAAAAGACTTGGAGAAAGTTATTTTTAAACACCAAAAAACCACTCATGCCGAGTGGTTTTTTCATTGGATGATAAAGTGATCTACCTTTTCGATCAGCTGATGAATCTCTGGTTTACTAATTTGATCATCCGCACCAATCGTTTCACCTTTGTGACGCAAATCTTCTGTGATTAATGAAGAGAAGATCAGAATCGGAATGGACTGTGTCAATGGATTGTCTTTGAGTAATTTCGTTAAGCGATGACCATCCATTTTTGGCATCTCTATATCTGTAATGATCATATCAATTTCTTCTGTGACACTTATTCCTTTGCTGACGAGGTTCATGATGTGATCGTATGCCTGCTTGCCGTCTTCAAAGGTGACAATGTTTTTATACCCTGCTTCAGTTAATTCATTTGTCAATAAACGCATGAGAAGCGGAGAGTCTTCTACGACATACAGCTTCTTCCCTGTTCGTCTGTCGTCTTTCTCACCGTCAAACAATTGATAGGTATCTACACCTGAAGCAGATTCTATATCATAAATGATTTTTTCATAGTCTGGAAGAAAAATCATTTTTTCATCAAGCTTGATGATGCCTGTTAAATGGCGATCCATCCCTTGGTTGAGTGCAGTTGGCTTTTCAATTTCTTCCCAGCTAACGCGGTGAATTTGTGATACAGTTCCTGTATGGAACACAAATTTCCGTTGGTTGAATTCAGTCACAATATACTTTTCTTGTTCTGACTGATCTGACTCGACATTAAAAAAGGAAAATAGATTGATGACTGGTAAAATCTCGCCTCGTAAACTAATCATACCTTCTACATCTTGATGAGAATGTGGTACAACAGTCACCTCAACAGGCTGAATGATCTCTCTTACTTTCATGACGTTAATGCCGAATTGATTTGAACCAATTTCAAACTTTACAATTTCCAATTCATTTGTACCAGAGTCAAGTAAAATTTCTTGTTTGTTTAAAGCCACGGAAATCCCTCTATTCTTCAATATAAGATTGTACTTTTTATATCGGCAGCGCGGTTGAAATGTTGACGGTTCTTTACGTTTTATCTCGTACGAATTGATGAATGACAAGACCTATGGCGGCTAGGATGAGTAAAGACCCGAGTGCAAGACGGCTAGCGAGATTCCCATACTCTGCAAAAAAGAGTGTGACAGACCCGTAAATGATAGGTCCCACAATGGACGAAACCTTCCCAGAGAAAGCAAATAGACCGAAGAATTGTCCGCGTTTTTCCCTCGGTGTTAATTCAATGATGAATATTCTTGACGCCCCCCAGCTAGCACCAAGTGATATACCAAACAAACTGCCCGCTATCCAAAAGACCCATTCGGTTGAAGCTGTCACAGCCAAAATAAGTGCAAAGATTAAAATGAGATAAACGACTGTAATCGAGCGCTTTGCACCAATTGCTTTTGTGATATAACCAAATATAAAAGACCCTATAATACTTGAAACGGTGGACACAAGGTAAAGTAAAATAAATTGCCCTGCGGTAAACCCAATGATGATTTTGGCATAAACGGCCATCATCGCAATAGCTGTTTGCAAAGAATCGTTCATAAAAAAGAAAGCAATCATAAAGATAAAAGCAGGTTTGTAGCACTTCATGTCTTTAACTGTTTGAAAAATGACTTGATATCCGCTAAAAAAAGAAGGCTTTTTTACCTGCTGACGTAATGGGTGAGGATCTTTCACAAAAAATAAAAAAGGAAGAAAAAAGAGGAAAAATAAAAGAGCTGTCGGAATAAAGGCCTCATGGAATTGGCCGTTTCCTACAAGTAAGTAAACAGAGAGGCCAACAAGTGTTCCTAAATATCCAACGGCAATGCCAAATCCAGAAATAAGTGGTATCTCATCTTTTGTTCCTAGATCGGGCAGAATTGTGTCATAAAAAACAAGACTAGAGTGATAGAAAAATTTCGCCAAAACAAACAATGTCACAACTATTAATAACGAGACAGGCAAACCAAACCATTCACTTGAAAAATCAATCTTAGCAAAAACTCCCATCAAGAACGTACAGGCAATACAGATGAGGGTAAACATCGTGATATATTTTTTCTTTTTTCCTGTTCGATCGATCAGGACTCCATATAATGGCGTAAAAATGACAAGGAAAAAGCTAGCAATAGCGTTCGCATAAGATATAAATGTGCTTGCGATCTGATCCATTCTCGCACTGTCTCCTATAGTTTCCTGCAAGTAAAACGGGAAGAAAATGGTGATCATATTCGATGAAAAAATCGTATTTGCAAAATCATACAGTGCCCACGCCAGCACAGGTGCTGTCAAAAACAACCCAAAACCTGCTTCTTTTTTCTTAAAGGTCTTTATTCCTGATTTCAACATATTGTCTCCCTTCCGTATCCTATTCTTGACTATCATTCTATTTTATGAAGTGTTTCCCTTTTCCATACACAAGCTCTCCATGCAAACAAAGGTGCTCCGTTTTTTACAATTCCCTGTTAGTTCAGGATGTTTGGTTCTGATATGCCCTTTTATTCTGTATATTTTCTAAATTCTTATCATCGTTCGTTATGATATCCCATCAATTTAGCAAGCTCAATGGAGTTGAACATTTTTACATATCGCTCAAAATGGGTTTTCATGAGTGATTTGCGTGAATCAATAGAAAATTTGTAAAAAACATGCCACTTCTATTTCTTTTTTCATCTTATTTTTAAACATTTTGTGATATTTTTGTCTTATTTCTATTCATCTGTTGACATTCGTTTTTCACATGGTACAATAGTCAAGGATTTTTTAAAGAAAGGTGTTCATGATGGGGATTGTCATACTATTAAAGGACAATGAAATGACTGTGATTGAAGATATTTGCGAAGCTGATTTTTTAGACATGAAAAATGGCATGTCAACAGAAGAAGCAGCCCATATCTCATGGTATGAAGAT includes the following:
- a CDS encoding L,D-transpeptidase family protein, with the protein product MLQYTVKSGETLSSIAVDFRTTTDALILANPSLEHREPQPSEIIIIPGLPDPHTIPYRISVSVSKKRLVLFSGAQLIRSYPIATGRILNMTPTGSYYIVNRQPNPGGPFGAYWLSLSKIHYGIHGTNNPSSIGKAVSRGCIRMYNQDVIELASLVPNGTPVTISQ
- a CDS encoding MFS transporter; translation: MDIFKNRNFVRLFFAALASQMGTTVGNMAFAFYLLDHFSHQPAYATLAELMYSLPTICVFFMVGVVADRFDRKKVAENCDWIRAGLTIVLFIVIYLNSLPLIFLILFIRSAITKFFYPAEASLVQAILNKDQYAKAAGLNQMLFSLFMVFGVGIGALVYKTMGLHGAITIDLLSFIISGILIRSCNIPIEARQPNGQAGWRNLTIRTSLKDFKEGILYIIKNKLLASLIFGFFVFGLVNGAFAVLPMFTMKYGLSPDHFELHTSFFTIAIGVGLLVGSGIGTILAKKVNMHYLMSIPILIAGILIFVLGTTHTLWLFYVTSFVIGSCIGPINIVIGGWMPRIVHPRLMGRVSGWVDPLTMFAQSLTLGLIAILFPKLVTNISYIYYGMGIIILLVFLFYFITLPKFSREAAELDVQRELKGQGIR
- a CDS encoding YkyB family protein, which encodes MDDYAHTKDIEPTAENISKAIYTVNRHAKTAPNPKFLYLLKKRALQKLLQEGKGRKVGLHFSNNPKYSQQQSDVLIEIGDYYFHLPPTKEDFEFLPHLGDLNQSYRNPKANMSLNRAKQILQTYVGLKEKPIVTKQKSHYTKPVFKRLGESYF
- a CDS encoding chemotaxis protein yields the protein MALNKQEILLDSGTNELEIVKFEIGSNQFGINVMKVREIIQPVEVTVVPHSHQDVEGMISLRGEILPVINLFSFFNVESDQSEQEKYIVTEFNQRKFVFHTGTVSQIHRVSWEEIEKPTALNQGMDRHLTGIIKLDEKMIFLPDYEKIIYDIESASGVDTYQLFDGEKDDRRTGKKLYVVEDSPLLMRLLTNELTEAGYKNIVTFEDGKQAYDHIMNLVSKGISVTEEIDMIITDIEMPKMDGHRLTKLLKDNPLTQSIPILIFSSLITEDLRHKGETIGADDQISKPEIHQLIEKVDHFIIQ
- a CDS encoding MFS transporter; amino-acid sequence: MLKSGIKTFKKKEAGFGLFLTAPVLAWALYDFANTIFSSNMITIFFPFYLQETIGDSARMDQIASTFISYANAIASFFLVIFTPLYGVLIDRTGKKKKYITMFTLICIACTFLMGVFAKIDFSSEWFGLPVSLLIVVTLFVLAKFFYHSSLVFYDTILPDLGTKDEIPLISGFGIAVGYLGTLVGLSVYLLVGNGQFHEAFIPTALLFFLFFLPFLFFVKDPHPLRQQVKKPSFFSGYQVIFQTVKDMKCYKPAFIFMIAFFFMNDSLQTAIAMMAVYAKIIIGFTAGQFILLYLVSTVSSIIGSFIFGYITKAIGAKRSITVVYLILIFALILAVTASTEWVFWIAGSLFGISLGASWGASRIFIIELTPREKRGQFFGLFAFSGKVSSIVGPIIYGSVTLFFAEYGNLASRLALGSLLILAAIGLVIHQFVRDKT